The following proteins come from a genomic window of Candidatus Bostrichicola ureolyticus:
- the trxA gene encoding thioredoxin has product MVQEINDINFDKKVIQSNKPVLVYFWADWCGPCKILSPKIDELSNKYDDKVFIYKINIDNNQKNVNEYLIKSIPTLIFFKNGKEIHRSIGIVSIDTISNKLNELL; this is encoded by the coding sequence ATGGTACAAGAAATAAATGATATTAATTTTGATAAAAAAGTAATTCAATCCAATAAACCTGTTTTAGTATATTTTTGGGCAGATTGGTGTGGACCATGCAAAATACTTTCTCCTAAAATAGATGAATTATCTAATAAATATGATGACAAAGTCTTTATATATAAAATTAATATTGACAATAATCAAAAAAATGTTAATGAATACTTAATTAAAAGTATTCCTACATTAATTTTTTTTAAAAATGGTAAAGAAATACATAGATCTATAGGAATAGTATCAATAGATACTATAAGTA